One Maniola hyperantus chromosome Z, iAphHyp1.2, whole genome shotgun sequence DNA window includes the following coding sequences:
- the LOC117995783 gene encoding uncharacterized protein: protein MKPETRSKFTRGEKCILAHLVLTIVVIIVLLIIYLIHVLVVDHSGPSSVFDTRRVLLPSDNGLHKFPVGLLYYVNVTPIRNICNTLLLTQEWSVSAGHCVAMRVDPGLSNLLYDWRIKYSYDIEGNKIIRSIVHPHFNRDTFADNVGLIQHNPLSKQRYKSKYP from the exons atgaaaCCGGAAACTCGTTCGAAATTCACGAGAGGGGAAAAATGTATTCTGGCTCATTTAGTCCTAACTATTGTCGTtataatagttttattaataatatatctgATACACGTATTAGTAGTTGATCATAGTGGTCCTAGTAGTGTTTTTGATACACGGCGTGTTTTATTACCATCTG ATAATGGCTTACACAAATTCCCAGTTGgactattatattatgtaaatgtaacaCCAATAAGAAATATTTGTAACACCCTCCTCTTAACTCAAGAATGGTCAGTCAGTGCAGGGCATTGTGTGGCTATGCGAGTCGACCCGGGTTTATCAAACCTGTTATATGATTGGAGGATCAAATATTCATATGATATTGAAG GAAATAAAATCATAAGAAGCATCGTCCATCCACATTTCAATAGAGACACATTTGCAGATAATGTAGGACTGATCCAGCACAATCCACTTTCAAAACAGCGGTACAAAAGTAAGTACCCTTAA
- the Unr gene encoding RNA-binding protein Unr, whose product MSNNPQWKLFQPPDSHSTPLQDILDLQQSNMQAKQTYRNGTFSSEYPSSPRDNFNNMAKSNGGNRFNLGNYNLDTCPIGDSVGVYSSSSTNNPPQYDSMNHPPIRETGIIEKLLHSYGFIQCCERQARLFFHFSQFGGNIDHLKIGDPVEFEMTYDRRTGKPIASTVTKIAPEVVLSEARVTGVVTTEVKGEGSGDNTGRISYENRGECFFLPYTKDDVEGNVTLRTGDAVSFQIATNQRGTLGACHVRFENPAHPVKYHGVVCSKKENFGFIERADVVKEIFFHYSEAKVKEELSLGDDVEFIIQTRNGKEVACNITKLPSGSVVFEDVSPEIMRGQVLKPLERGPIFRMNDPLPGRIRYRAADHSEVEVPFGDKDQCGEFTLRHGDWVQFQVATDRRDQLKRATNISLLDESFNVSGERREQGVVCMLREGFGFIRCVERVDRMPFQFQEVLRLGQELSVGDEVEFTVDPVTTFSNMNTSQTAIRIKHLPPGTVQFETLLERGVRGIVSKEAALYSATNTSPSRNTPSEAWKFDDADENKENVASGPKSEKESFSENNNRNALRSHAPRNQYFRKRAKGPMNHGDNLRENKTGIQKSE is encoded by the exons atgtcaaacaaTCCTCAGTGGAAGTTGTTCCAGCCGCCAGATTCACACTCCACCCCTCTACAAGATATTCTAGATCTCCAACAATCAAATATGCAAGCTAAACAAACTTATCGTAATG GTACTTTCAGTAGTGAGTACCCTAGCTCCCCGAGAGACAATTTCAATAACATGGCCAAGTCTAATGGCGGTAATAGGTTCAACCTCGGGAACTATAACCTGGATACATGCCCCATTGGTGACTCAGTTGGAGTTTACTCCTCTAGTTCTACCAACAATCCGCCTCAGTATGATTCGATGAACCACCCACCTATAAGGGAAACCGGGATCATTGAAAAACTACTT CATTCCTATGGTTTTATACAATGCTGTGAGAGGCAGGCTCGCCTCTTCTTCCACTTCAGCCAGTTCGGTGGCAACATCGACCACTTGAAGATAGGCGACCCTGTCGAATTTGAGATGACTTACGACCGTCGTACGGGCAAACCTATAGCTTCCACTGTCACCAAGATAGCCCCTGAGGTGGTGCTAAGTGAAGCCCGGGTCACCGGAGTCGTAACCACAGAAGTCAAAGGTGAAGGCTCTGGGGATAACACTGGCAGGATCTCATATGAGAACAGAGGCGAATGTTTCTTCCTGCCTTACACAAAGGACGATGTAGAGGGAAACGTCACCTTACGTACTGGAGACGCTGTGAGCTTTCAGATCGCAACTAACCAAAG AGGCACACTCGGGGCGTGCCACGTTCGCTTCGAGAACCCCGCACACCCAGTGAAGTACCACGGCGTGGTCTGCTCTAAGAAGGAGAACTTTGGCTTTATCGAGCGCGCGGATGTCGTCAAGGAGATCTTCTTCCACTATTCCGAGGCGAAAGTCAAAGAGGAGCTGTCTCTGGGTGACGATGTCGAATTCATCATTCAGACCAGAAAc GGAAAGGAAGTGGCGTGCAATATCACAAAACTGCCCAGTGGCTCAGTGGTGTTCGAGGACGTTAGCCCTGAGATCATGCGTGGCCAAGTGCTAAAGCCCCTTGAACGCGGACCAATTTTCCGGATGAATGATCCGCTGCCGGGCCGGATCCGGTACCGCGCGGCTGATCATTCTGAAGTTGAG GTGCCTTTCGGCGACAAAGACCAGTGCGGCGAGTTCACACTGCGCCACGGCGACTGGGTGCAGTTCCAAGTGGCCACGGACAGACGCGACCAGCTCAAGCGCGCGACCAACATATCGCTGCTCGACGAGTCCTTCAATGTGTCAGGAGAAAG GAGGGAGCAAGGCGTGGTCTGCATGCTGCGGGAAGGGTTTGGGTTCATTCGTTGCGTGGAACGCGTGGACCGGATGCCCTTCCAATTCCAGGAAGTTCTACGCTTGGGGCAGGAGTTAAGCGTGGGTGACGAG GTGGAGTTTACAGTGGACCCAGTGACGACGTTCTCCAACATGAACACTAGTCAGACCGCCATTCGCATTAAACACCTTCCGCCCGGCACGGTGCAGTTCGAGACGTTATTGGAGCGCGGCGTACGAGGCATCGTCTCCAAGGAGGCGGCTCTGTACTCCGCCACCAACACCAGCCCCTCCAGAAACACCCCATCG GAAGCGTGGAAGTTCGACGACGCTGATGAAAATAAAGAGAATGTAGCATCTGGACCTAAAAGTGAAAAGGAGTCATTTTCGGAAAATAACAATAgaaatg CGTTGCGTTCACATGCACCAAGGAACCAGTACTTTAGGAAAAGAGCGAAAGGTCCTATGAACCATGGTGACAATTTAAGAGAAAATAAAACTGGCATTCAAAAATCAGAATAA